The genomic region ACGATGTCGCGCTATTTTGACATCGGCAAGTTCCGTAACGTGAGTCTCTCGCTGTCGGCTTACCGCAACCAGTATAACGGTACGAACGATGACGGCGCTTACCTGTCGCTGTCCATGCCGTGGGGAGACCGTTCGACCGTCAGCTACAACATGACGGCCAGCCGCAAAGATGTCAGCCACCGTGTAGGCTACAGCAACCGCATTGATGAGCATAACAATTATCAGCTCAGTGCGGGTGCGGCACGGAGCGGCGTAAACGCGAGTGCCTATTATAATCATGAAGGTGATGTTACGCGTACCAGCGCCAATGCCAGCTATCAGGAAGGCACTTACAGCGCCATTGGTATGACCGCTCAGGGCGGAATGACCCTAACCGCAAACGGCGGCGCAATGCATCGTGCGGGAACGATGGGAGGTACGCGTATGCTGATTGACACCAGTGGCGTGGCCGGCGTACCGGTACGGGGTTACGGCAGCACCAGCAATACCAATGCCTGGGGAAAAGCGGTGATCGGGGACGTGAACAGCTATTACCGCAATAAGGCCAGCATCGACCTGAATAAACTCGGTGATAACGCGGAAGCCACCAAATCGGTGGTGCAGGCAACGCTGACCGAAGGGGCAATTGGTTACCGGAAGTTTGATGTGATTGCCGGACAGAAGGCGATGGCGATTATCAAGCTGGCAGACGGCAGCGAACCGCCGTTCGGTGCCACGGTGCTGAATGCCCGTAAGCAGGAGACCGGTATTGTTAACGACGGCGGCAGCGTGTACCTGAGCGGCATTAAAGCGGGTGAGAGTATGGTGGTGAAATGGAACGGCAGCGCCCAGTGTGAGCTGACACTGCCGGCTCCGCTGCCTGCAGACATGCTGATGAATACTCTGCTGCTGCCCTGTCATCCGTTGAGCGCACAGAACCAATAAGACGAGAGACTTCATGAAACAACCAATGCGATTTTCGGATGCTGTCCGGACCTGTTCACTGGCGCTGGCAGCGACAGGCATTGTTCTGGCGGCTGCGCTGATGGTGTCGCAAGCTCAGGCCTCCGTGCCCCTGGCCGACAACGGCGTGACGCTGGTGAGCCTGAGCGTCAGTAATCCGCAGCCGTATCTGGCACATGACTGGGATAGCGAGGCAGGAAATAAAAACGGGCGTTCGTCAGCTGTTTTCCCCTTTGCGCCCGATAAGTCGGGGCAGATGAAGGAACTAGCTCCTGCAACGATGCCACCGAACAGTGAAACTGTCTACAGTGAACCATTGAGTTGTCATCCGGGCTGCAAACGAGCCTGAACATTTTAGAATATGGAAAAGAGAGACGTAACCATGAAACAACAGATGAGCAGCATGGGTGCATTACGGGCATCTTCTCTGAAGATGGCGGCGATAAGCATGACCCTTCTGGGCGCGCTGGTTGCGCAACAGGCACACGCAGCGATTGCGCTGGACCGTACCCGGGTCATCTTTGACGGCAGCGAAAAATCAATCAGCCTGAACGTCAGCAATCAGAATAAACAGCTGCCGTATCTGGCGCAGGGCTGGATTGAGGATGAGCAGGGCAAAAAAATCCAGAGCCCGCTCACCGTGTTACCGCCGGTACAGCGTATTGAGCCGGGCAAGCCAAGTCAGGTGAAGATCCAGGCTCTGCCCGCGGCGAAGTTGTTGCCACAGGATCGTGAGTCGATTTACTACTTTAATTTGCGTGAAATTCCGCCGAAGAGCACGAAACCTAACACGCTGCAGATTGCGCTGCAGACGCGCATTAAGCTGTTCTATCGTCCGCCGGCAATCGCAATTGAAAAGAACGCTACGCCGCCGCAGGAACAGCTGACGCTGAGCAAGCAGGATAACGGGTATCTGGTGAAGAACCCGACGCCGTATTACGTCACCATTGTCAATGCCGGCAGCAAAAAGGGTCACGACGGGGCGAAAGAGTTTAAACCGATGATGATACCGCCGAAGGGGACAATGCCGCTGACGGCAAGTGCAGCCAGCGTAGGCGGAAGCCCGGTGCTGACCTATGTTAACGACTACGGCGGCCGGCCTCAGCTGAGCTTCAGCTGTTCAGGATCGACCTGCACCGTGGTGCCGGAAAAGAAAGCACAGTAAACAGCCGCGTGCCGCTGTTTTCAGATGAATACAGCGGCACTGGCGGGCAGCCCGTTTACTCTTATGCAATAGCGTGGTGGAAATAAATGACAGGGAATACAAACAAATCCCAGGAACGGGTGACGGCCATGAAGGGAATCATGCGTTATCGCAGGGCCGCCTTTTTGCTGTGCGGGATGCTGGGAGCCCTGCCGCAGATAGCGACGGGTGCCGGTCACAGCGCCTCCGTTACCGTGAAGGTGACGGTTGTGGCGCCGCCGCCGTGCATCATTAATGACGACCGGGCGATAGAAGTGGATTTTGGTGACGTGATCACCACCCGGGTGGACGGCGCTCACTACCGGATGCCGGTAAATTATACCCTGTCCTGCACCGGAGATACCGCCAATGCGATGAAGCTTCAGGTGCAGGGCAATAGTGCCACTTTTGACGGGACGGTGCTGCTGACAAATAAAGAAGGGTTAGGCATTGAGCTGCAGCAGGGCAGCAGCAAGCTGCCGGTCAACAGCTGGCTGAACTTCAGCTATCCGGACAAACCGGAACTGTGGGCCATCCCGGTTAAGCAGGCCGGGGCCACCCTGACCGGGGGCGAGTTCACGGCGGGCGCCACAATGAAAGTGGCCTATCAGTAACAGGAGCGGAATATGATGATAACGAAGAACGTCCTGCTGCTGTGCACCCTGATGGGGTTTGCCGCCATGGCGCAGGCGAAGGACGGCGAGGCCGATATGACCTTTCGCGGCACGCTGATTGAGCCGCCGCCGTGCACCATCAACGACGGCAATCAGGTCGACGTGGATTTTGGTGAACGGGTAGGGATTAATAAGGTGAACGGGGTGAACTACCGTCAGCCGCTGAACTACCAGATTGTCTGTGAAAAAAGCGCTGCCAGTTCCCTGGCGCTCACCTTAAGCCTGAGCGGGGCGCAGACCGGGTTCGATAACGAGGCCCTGCTGAGCAGCAAAGAGAACCTGGGGATCCGGGTGTACCAGAACGACCAGCCGTTCACGCCGGGCAGTTCGCTGGCCATTGACCTGTCCAGCCCGCCGAGGCTGGAGGCGGTGCCGGTTAAAAACGCGGGAAGTACGCTGACCGAGGGCGCTTTTGAAGCCTGGGCCACGCTGCGCGCCGATTATCAGTAAGGAAGCAGATATGCCATACAAACCGGTTAAGTTGTTCGCACAGGTCTCTGCTCTGCTGCTGGCGCAGGCGTTTTTCACCCTGCCGGCCACGGCGGCGGCGGGCGATAACGTGCGTTTTCACGGCGCTCTGGTGGCGGAGCCCTGCGTTATCCCGCCGGGCGAGGAAGAGATAGCGCTGGATTTTGGCACTATCATTGATAAGTACCTGTATCTGAACACGCGGACCATCGGGCAGCCGTTCACCCTCCATCTGACCGACTGTGACCAGAGCCTGGGCCAGACGGTGAAGGTGAGTTTTTCAGGCACGGAGAGTACGGCACTGCCGGGGCTGCTGGCAATTGACGGCAGCGGCGGCGCCAGCGGGATCGCCATCGGGCTGGAAACGCAGCAGGCCGTGCCGCTGCCGCTGAATAAGGCGAGCGGTACCTATCCCCTGCGGTCGGGCGATAACCTGATCGGGCTGAAAGCCTTTGTACAGGGCGAACCCGCAGCGATAGCGAACCAGACGATTGGCCTTGGCGCGTTCAGCGCGGTGGCGACGTTCAGCCTGGAGTATGAGTAAGGTGATTAAGGGCTGCATGGATGTGGCTGGCAAAGGGGGACGCCTGACAATCCTGTGTGAATACAAGTATCGAATATGGAGTGCACTTTATGAATTTAGACATTATTAGAAAATCAAAACCATACGCATTGGCACTATCCGCTGTCCTGAGCCTGCAACTGATGAATACCGGTGTCGCCTACGCATTGGAATGGCCTATGCTTCAGGACTTTTATATCACCTCTTGGGACAATCCACACGAGGGAGTCAAATACGGGACCTCTGGGAGCGTGATGACAAGCGCTCCAGACCGACCTGAGCCGGGGCCGTCCACTGCACATACCATTAATGTCATTCCCTGGGGGGTGCATTGCTCTTCCGGCGATACGGCCGCGACCTTTTCGGGCTGCTCGTGGTCATATCCAGGATATGGGCACTCGCCGACGCTACTGGGCAAATGCCAGACCATCAGCCCGACGAGTTGGGTCCTGACTTCTGACTCCACTTGCACAGTGGCAAACACCACTAGCGCTGGATATTATGTCCACGTTGGTGCGGGGCCTGGCGCTGAATGCACTGTGTTTGGCAAGGCGCCCGTTAGTGGCAATTCGTGGCAGGGCAGCATTGGCACGCCTTGGGGCGATTTAACCGCGCTTCAGGTAGCCCAATCAGGGAATACATACTGCGTCAAAGCTTTGCCCATCAACGTAGTGTGTGACGTTGTCATACCGGGGGGCGGCATAATCGACCATGGGATCATATCAACGAATGCGCTGTCATCCCGAACCGTTCCGGGTACCCTTAATTGTGGGGATGCTCCCTCCGTAACTATTTTGGGTAACGCCGTAATGGACATGGCAGGTGGAGTGACATCAACTCTGTCGGTAAGCGATGTTACGGCCACCGGGTTTACTCTCAACTCAATGGTACGTGCCGTGAACGCGACTCCGGGTGAACACCAGGCATCCGCCATTCTTGTCGTCTCACCGCAGTAAAGCCGTCGACCATCCTAACTCCGGGCCAAATCGATGCATCCCGGCTGTGGTCGGATGGTCCCTGGGAGGGGGATACCCCCCCTTTCACACTACTTGAACAGTGTACGTAAGCATCACACTTCTGGCTTTCCTGCCCACCAGTCGTTCATCTGCCGGGCTGCCGCGGATCTCTGATTCGATAGCATACAGCGCACCAAAAGATACAGGTCAACACATCGGTGAAGCTCCATTAACACTGATGGAACCCACCGAATAACAATTTGAGTCAAAAGTGATCTGCATAAATGTTATGCAGCACTCCCGCTGGATGTTATTGGGCGATCTCTATTCTTTTCCCAAGACATCATGACTGCTTTCGGGCAGCAGTTTTTGGTAATACTGACGTGATCGCGCATTGCTTGGCTGAGTCGTTCGCCAAACTGCACCTTTGCTTCGCTGGCCGTGAAACTGTTCATGGTTACTCCGCTTTAATCAAATTGATCCATTTGTACCTTACGGGCAATTTATCTCTATAACACGTTGCTTACCCGTCCTGCTGGAGCATTTTCCTTACGCGCTGACGTGATCAAGCATAGGTCTCTCTCTGTAAGACGTTAGCCGGTTTGCTGAAGAGTCGGCCGGAGTCGGTGCGTCTGGTCAAGGTGATGCTGAAGAATAGTAATAGGGGATTTTTATCAATGGGGGAATTTTAAACGCATCCGTTACTTTTCAAGTGTTGACCCTCGCCAAATACCCGGGCAGTGAATTAGTTATATTACCTGTGGTTCTCTATCAGAAAGGAGGGATGCTGACAGCATCCCTCCTTTCTGGATCTACGGTTTATCCAGGTTTAAAAGTCGACCTTAACACCTCCTGCAATGTTCCAGTCGCTCACGCCTTCACGCTGCAGGCGCTGCTGATACCGGGCCTGAGTATGAAGTGAGACGTTATCCGATACGCGCAGGCTGACGCCGCTTTTCAGCTGCAGGCTGTCGCCTCCCTTTCCGGAGCGGAAGAGCGCCTCGTCACCGCCACCGCTGATCTGCGTCACCGCTGCTTTGCCAGGGGCAAGCCTGATGCGCGCTTCATGGTTAAGTGTCAGTCCCGGCAGGGCCTGCCAGTTATGCTGAAGCGCAGCACTGTAGGCCGGCGCGTTATGCATCCGGTAGCGGACGCGGGCGTTATCCACATCGGTAAAGCTGTTGATGCGCAGATGCTGATAATCAATGCCAGCCAGAGGCGTTATCCGGTGCGTTCCAAAATCCCAGGCTTTTCCCCCTTCCATCCCCACATGCCAGATGGCCGCCTGCGGATCGGCCGTTTTGCCCCGCAGATCCGTGACCACGTTGCCGTTGAAGCGGGTATATCCTGTTGTGATGTCCAGCACCATACCGTTGTCATGCTGCCAGCTTAGCTGGCTGACGATACCGCGGGTCTTAAACCCGGCATGGCTTTCACCCTCTACGGAGCGCGGTGACAAAGAAAGATTTCCTTTGTGAATGCCGGTGCTCAGGGCAAAGCGGCTGGATTTTTCACTGTCAGACTGCCAGCGGGCTCCCATAAACCAGCCCTGATATTGACTTTTAAAATCATAGCCGTAATTAGAAAACTCACCGGAAGAGTGGTAATCATCCCGGCCGCTGTAACCATTGATAAAGAAGTACGAGCGGCTTTCCTGCGCGGTATCTGTCAGAAGCGTCGCCATGTTCCGGTCAAAGTTCAGTGCCATCGCCGGCAGGGAGATATAGGCCGGCACCTGAGGAATAACGGCCTTATGGATGGGTTTCGGCGCGGGCTCCGGTGAGGGAGTAGGTTCCGGCTGAGGCGTGGGCTCCGGTGAGGGAGCAGGTTCCGGAGCCGGAGTCAGGTCAACCGGCGTGCTGATACCATCAGCGTCCAGCATGATGTTCTGCAGGCGGTAATCCCAGTACCGATCGCCCTCACCTTTCACCAGGCGTTCATCCGTAGAGGCATGGCCCGGTGCAAACGCGTAAAGCCCGTAGGCCCATGCTCCACGGGCAACGTAGCGGCCGGCCAGGCGCACGCTGTCCGCGCGGGACTTGCCGCCGACCTGCACCAGTGACACACCTTCCCGATTATCCGCCGCGCCGTTCTTATTGGTATCGCTGTCCTGCCAGATTTGAACGGCATTGACCGAGAGTTCCAGCGGTTTACCCTCCGGCGTATTCAGGTCGCCATCAATAAGCAGGCGATCGGTCGCATTTTTCGCAAAGCCCGAGTTTATCCGCAGGCTGACCGGCTCTGAAGCGTTCAGCGTTCCAACGCGCAGCGCAGACCAGAGACCGGACTCAACGCTGACCGCACCCGGCGCTATTGCGGCGGTATCGTTCAGGTTCAGGTTGCTGATATAACCGTCGCCAGACAGCAGGGTGCTTTTGCCCATGTTCACGGGGGCGGTGATGTTGCCCGTGACCTGCAGTTGCCCCTCGCTAACCTCAATTCCCTGTTCGTTTGATACGTTTCCACTGACGGTCAGCATGCCATCGCCGGTTTTGACGACCTTTCCCGCACCGCTGACGTCAGCCGATAGCAGCGAAGCCGTCGCACCCATGATACTGGTGCGATCGGTAATATCAGCCCTCAGAAAACTGTCGGCTTCTTTTAATACCAGCTTTCCGGCGAGGGTCGCGCGATCCCATAAGTTCAGAACGGCATTTTTACCCATCAGGATATCGCCCGTCAGGGTGGCGTGTTCCTTCACCGTCAGTGCTGCATTATCGGCGACATTCACCGATGAAATGCGGTAATTCTTTTCCAGCCAGTCGTCACTGAAATAAACGTCACCCGCGTGTCTGACCTGTTCGCCCGCCAGCGCAAGTGTTCCCTGAGTGAAGTCCAGCCTGTCAGTCCAGACTCCCCCCGCAACGTCCAGCCTTCGCCCGTGGTTGTTAAAGGGGCGTACTGTATAGCGAGAGAGCTTTTGTGATTTTCCTCTCCCTGAGTCCCGAGAAAGATCTATTTCTCGCTGGTCAGAGAGATTGTTGCCGCCTGCGTACTGCGGTTAACAATTTTTGCTCCATTATCGTTGTGTTTGATCTCACTGAAGCTTATATCATGGCCATTAATATCCAGAATGCCGCCACGATAGCCAAACTGGATCGCCTGGGGATCGATCTCAGTACGCTTAAAACCATTGGGGCCAGAGATTTTCTCACTAGTGAAGTCCTTTACATAATAAGCTGATTACTTTCAACTGAGCTAATACTACTGGCTCTTTTATTTTTGCGCTATAATGTTTTTATTCATGCAAGAACTCTCCTCAAAAATGTATTTATGACTTTTCGGGTATATCCTTATGCTGAATTTAACATTCCTGAATCATATCCGGATGGGGATGAAGAAATAATATGAATGCTTTTATTATATGCCAGTGTTTCTGACGGTTCCTGCTGCAGGAATATTATTTTGGACAGCCAGTGGCGTGGATGAAGGAGTATCAATGCTGACACATTCATTCCTGCTCGTACCTTAAAATATTATCATGAAGCTCATTAAAATTACGGAAGCCGTATTTTTTTATAATATTATATTTATGCGTATAAATGACTTTCTTACTGCAGCCTAATGCGCTGGCTATCTTCGGGATGCTATCCCCGTTCAAAATAAATAGCATAATCTCATTCTCGGTGCGGGTTAACTTAACATCATATTTCGCACTGAGCCCCATGTATTTATTAATGTCTTCTTGAAGTTGGGTTTCTTTATTTAACTGGCGCTGCTGTTCATTTTCGATATTATCTGAAAATTTCACCGTATCCTGACGGGCGATACGTTCTTCAGTATAAACCATTGAGCTTTGCTTACTGCCAAGATATGCCTCATCTACAGACACCAGTTCATTCATAAGTACACTGGCTAAGTGGTTTTGGTTTTTAGGCTGGTCCAGGCCTAGGTGCAGATATTTATCTTTTGAAATAAGAATGAGATCGGTATGAGTCATGGTAGTCCTCTTCTCCAGTGTCAGTCTTAAAGACGGAGTGTTGAACTGTGTAAAGCGTTAGCCGTGAAATCCCTGGTGCCGGGCTGGCTGCATTGCTGTACCGTTCAACAGCTACATATTCTACATAAGCAACGGAAAACAGAAATATCGACTGGTTTAAATGAATTTATATGAATTTTTGTTTTGATAAGTGAAGTTTTTATGGATTTTAATGTTTATGCGATCTTGTGAGGGAAGGATAGTTAAACAGATAGTCTTTCCCTGAGAACCGGGCAGGTTCGCAGGGAGTGAACAGGTATGAGGAATGGTGTTGCGGGCGGGTTAACAGGGCTATTTAATGGCGCAGGCGATCACCGGAATGCCGTCACGATTGATCGTCATAATGTTTCTTTCGAGCTTTCTGAAACGCAGGAAGGTCTTTTTTTCGTCAGGCTGGACCATAAATTTCAGTTCGGGAGGCAGGGTATCATCGTCGCCAATGCTCATTTCATGCCAGTACAGGGCATAAACAGAGGAGCCTTTGTCATGAGAGTAATTAAAGTTGCTCATTCTTCTGACCCTGTACTGCGCGCCGTTATGGGTGACAGTACCATCATAATCCACGGCGCCCTCATTTCCTTTTCGCAGCAGAAAGTAGATGCTCGCATCAATTACCGCTTCCGAGTTATCCGGTAAAAAAGCATTCTTGTTTAGCGTTCCTGAGCAGATGAGCTCTTCAGAAGGTATGGGCGTGGGATTATCCCACTGATAGAAAGCATATACACCAGCCATCGCCAGGGTAATCAGCGCATATCCTGTCTTATATATCTTCACCATATCAGAACTTCCGTTTTTGAAGGAAATAGTTAGAGCAGTCAATGGCCATGTTATTTTTTTTATTGATTAAACAGATGATATTCAGCTGCGCAGTGCTGCTGTAGGAGTTGTGGGTATTCTCTGTTGAGTACACGAAGAAATCAGCCTTTCTGTTCCTGCAGTCAATGTTGTATTTCTCAGCCAGCAGGCTGATTGTTTTTTCCATCGAGCTGTCAGAGTAATGCTCATCCGGTTCATTAAAGCGAAATAAACTGCACTGCTGTAACGCACCCAGCTTATAATAATACTGGCGGCCACTTTTATCTTCGGCAGCATGCTGAAGTTTGGTAAAATGAACGGCAATGAGCAAGGCCGCGATGAGCAGCGTCCAGAAAAGATAAAAATTTTTATACAGCAGGGGGATATTGCGAAAATTGCGCCGCGTCGATTCCGCCGGCTGAGCAGTTCCCTGATGAGTGGTAAATAATTCAGGCTCAGGCACGGCCTCCCCATCCGGTGAAGAAACGGGCCCGCTATCCGGGTCATCAAGTATGATGACATCCACTTCCAGAACAAGCCCGACTTTTGGCTGAGTCCGGATGATGTGCAAATCGACATCCAGCATTTCAACTGTTTTTCTGATTAAGCTGAGCGAGTTATATAAATTACTGCCCGACGCCCGCAGGCCATTTTCCGTCCACGCGCGATCCATCAGGTCACCTCGGCCCAGTAAGGCATGAGGATTTTCACAAAACACTTTTAAGAGCAGAACTGCAGCATAAGGAAGCCTGGCATTTTTCTCACTGGCTATACCTGTCAGCGTTCCCGCTATGTCATCAAAAATAAGCGCATTTCCCAGCACGTAACGCATAATTCACCTTAATTAAAAAACGTCACCTGCGCTTTTTATATTGCTCACCGAATAGACTCAACAGGGCTTCAGGGCTTACCCTTGAATCCCTGCTGAGTCATAAAAATTTCAATACCCTTAACAGCCTAATACAAAACAACTGGTTACGTCATTACGACATGTAAAATAAGTGTAAATAGTTGAACTGCAGGATCGCGCCGCAAAGCCAGCGCTCTCCGGAGCAGCAGGGCTTTTTTCGCACACCTTCCGGCCGCCCGTACTTTTCTGCCTTTTCTTTACTGTTTTCGCCGTTTTCCCACCGTGACCAGACATCTCCGGAGTACGCCTGGCTTTACCCCTTTTATACCAAATACGACGATCGCCCCCTCAGGCCGCGCCGCGCAAGGGTTCATGGCATTTGGGGATGAAAAAGGATCCTTTACCGCCTTTGGATTACCCGCCATACTGCGGGTAAAACCAAATTTCGGATCCTTCCGGCGCGATTTATTGCGCTGGCACCAGACGTCCGGCTGCGGGAAAATGACCGCATAAACTCACAGATCGCGCTACGTGAAAACTTTATGATAATGAGTCCCATACCCCTGCAGAATTCACCAGAACGCACCAGTACGCTAAGCATTGCGCCGGGCGTCGATTTTGCGACGGCCATTGCCCTCAGACGAATGGCGACGTCAAACGACGTGACCCCCTTCTACCTGCTGGCGCCGGAGGTTAGCGCGCTGCTCCACTACATGCCCGACCGGAAACACCACTTTCTGTTCAGCACCCTGTGGAACACCGGTGCACGCATCGGGGAAGCCTGCAGCCTTCAGCCGGAGTCGTTCGTGCTGGATGGCCCGCGACCGTTTGTGCGTATCCTGTCGGAGAAGGTCCGCAGCCGGCGCGGCCGGCCGCCAAAGGATGCCGTGCGCCTGGTCCCGCTCACCGACCGGAGCTATGTGCACCAGGTTCTGAGCTGGATGGCCACCGAACGTCCGAAGCGCCGCGAGCCGCTGTGGTCGGCGACCGATGAAACCATGCGTAACTGGCTCAGAGCGGCGGTCAGCCGGGCAGCCGCCGATGGCGTACACTTCTCCGTCCCGGTGACGCCGCACACGTTCCGCCATTCGTACATCATGCACATGCTTTACCACCGGCAGCCGCTGAAGGTGATCCAGTCACTCGTTGGCCACAAGGATGCGCGCTCGATTGAGGTCTATACCCGGGTGTTTGCACTTGAGCTCGCCGGATCGCTGGCGGTAACGTTCACCGGGGATGGGCCTGATGCGGCGGCGGTGCTGCGCTCCCTGCCCCCCGCACCGTAGATCTCCGGCTCACGAGAAGAAATGCCGCAGGCGGTTTACAACTGAACGGTAGCACCGGCGCAACGTGGCGGGTTCAGCGGGCCGCGTCAGCTGATGGCATTCCTGTGCCAGGCTGTCGGACAGTGTATTTCTTAACGAATCGATTTCACGCAGGGACAGACGAAGCTGCAGTGCGAACGCCAGGGCCTCCTCTTCCGATCTGTCCACGCTCCGCATATCTCTGACCGGCTCTCCCGGCATGGTAACCATAAAAAACTGATTGATATCTTTCAGCGCCTTACCCACCGTTCCCGTCCAGAGATGAAGGTCGTCTGAGCGGTGAAAGGCCAGTTTCTGTCGGCACTGACTCAACCTGTCAGCGTCCAGCTTCCACGAGCTTCCTTCAAGCCTCACAGCCAGTTCATTTAGCTCACCGACAGGGACAACGCCTTTTCTGGAACTGTTCAGCGTGCGGACTATGGTGAACTCTGAATCCAGCATACTGGCGAGCATACCTGCATGATTAATAAGCCCCGTCAGGCATTCTTCGCACTCTGCCGCCAGCTGCTCAATACGGCCTGCCCGTAGTTCAATGGATTTCTTTATAACTTCATTGCGCAGCGTGTAGCGTGCACCCAGCCATACGCCTGCGAGCGTAACCAGAGGCGTTATGATGATCGTCGGTTCCATTGCCCGTGTTTCCTGTTGATGTGATGACCGGTGTCGTTTCTCTTCTCTTTCATCCGGGGACTGTCCTGACAACAACCGGTTTGATTGATGTGTGACAGACTGCCTTCAACGATGCTCAACCACAGGTATCGGCGAGTTAAGGACTGTGACAATCTGCCCTCATTATCTATATAGAGGTATCAATCCCAGTGCAGATAATGTAAACGTGACAAATCACCCTCAGTATTGAGTGACACTGTCACTCTTTATTGTGCCTTTAAAGGGTGACAAATCACCCTCAAAGCGCAGAGCCTGCGTGACAAATTCTCTCCGGACTTACTGAATCACTGGTGTGACAACCTGCCCTGAATACTGGCGCCGTACATGGTGTGACGATCTGCACTCAGCGCGAGGTGTTACCAACGGTGCAAAACCGATCCACCCCAGCGGTTGAAAATTGATCCAGGGGTTAATCTGCTCCTTTGAATACAGGGGAGCTTATGATCACTTTTGAGATTCGTATGGAAATTAAAGTCCTGCACAAGCGGGGAATGAGTATCCGGGCCATTGCCAGGGAACTGGGTATTTCGCGCAATACTGTCCGCAGCCACCTGAAAGCCAAATCTGAAAAGCCGCAGTATTCACCACGCCCGGCATCAACATCACTGCTCGATGAATACCGTGATTACATCTCCAGGCGGATCAGCGATGCGCATCCCTACAAAATCCCGGCGACCGTTATTGCCAGGGAAATCATGGAGCTGGGCTACCGTGGAGGGCTGACTATCCTGAGAGAGTTCATCCGCAAACAGACTTTACCAGCACAGGCAGAACCGGTCGTTCGCTTCGAAACCGAGCCCGGACGGCAGATGCAGATTGACTGGGGGACCCTGCGAAACGGCAAGTCACTCCTGCATGTGTTCGTTGCCGTTCTGGGATACAGCAGAATGCTGTATATCGAGTTCACCGACAACATGCGCGACGACACGCTGGAAGCCTGTCACCGCAATGCGTTCAGCTTCTTCGACGGCGTACCGCAGGAAGTCCTGTACGACAATATGAAAACGGTGGTGCTGCAGCGTGATGCTTACCAGACCGGGCAGCACCGGTTCCATCCTTCCCTGTGGCAGTTCGGTAAAGAGATGGGCTTCTCTCCCCGGCTGTGCCGTCCCTTCAGGGCGCAGACTAAAGGCAAGGTGGAGCGTATGGTGCAGTACACCCGAAACAGCTTCTACATCCCGTTAATGACGCGCCTGCGTCCGATGGGGATCACCGTCGATGTTGAAACCGCAAACCGCTACGGCCTGCGCTGGCTGTACGATGTTACCAACCAACGGAAGCATGAGACTATCCAGCCCCGCCCCTGTGATCGCTGGGTGGAGGAACAGCAATCCATGCTGGCACTGCCTCCGGAGAAAAAACAGTATGACGTGCAGGTTGATGAAAGCCTGATGACCTTCGACAGGCAGCCGTTGCATCATCCACTG from Winslowiella toletana harbors:
- a CDS encoding tyrosine-type recombinase/integrase, with product MSPIPLQNSPERTSTLSIAPGVDFATAIALRRMATSNDVTPFYLLAPEVSALLHYMPDRKHHFLFSTLWNTGARIGEACSLQPESFVLDGPRPFVRILSEKVRSRRGRPPKDAVRLVPLTDRSYVHQVLSWMATERPKRREPLWSATDETMRNWLRAAVSRAAADGVHFSVPVTPHTFRHSYIMHMLYHRQPLKVIQSLVGHKDARSIEVYTRVFALELAGSLAVTFTGDGPDAAAVLRSLPPAP
- the istA gene encoding IS21 family transposase, which translates into the protein MITFEIRMEIKVLHKRGMSIRAIARELGISRNTVRSHLKAKSEKPQYSPRPASTSLLDEYRDYISRRISDAHPYKIPATVIAREIMELGYRGGLTILREFIRKQTLPAQAEPVVRFETEPGRQMQIDWGTLRNGKSLLHVFVAVLGYSRMLYIEFTDNMRDDTLEACHRNAFSFFDGVPQEVLYDNMKTVVLQRDAYQTGQHRFHPSLWQFGKEMGFSPRLCRPFRAQTKGKVERMVQYTRNSFYIPLMTRLRPMGITVDVETANRYGLRWLYDVTNQRKHETIQPRPCDRWVEEQQSMLALPPEKKQYDVQVDESLMTFDRQPLHHPLSIYDTFCRGAA
- a CDS encoding winged helix-turn-helix domain-containing protein, yielding MRYVLGNALIFDDIAGTLTGIASEKNARLPYAAVLLLKVFCENPHALLGRGDLMDRAWTENGLRASGSNLYNSLSLIRKTVEMLDVDLHIIRTQPKVGLVLEVDVIILDDPDSGPVSSPDGEAVPEPELFTTHQGTAQPAESTRRNFRNIPLLYKNFYLFWTLLIAALLIAVHFTKLQHAAEDKSGRQYYYKLGALQQCSLFRFNEPDEHYSDSSMEKTISLLAEKYNIDCRNRKADFFVYSTENTHNSYSSTAQLNIICLINKKNNMAIDCSNYFLQKRKF